In one Candidatus Hydrogenedentota bacterium genomic region, the following are encoded:
- a CDS encoding ATP-dependent RecD-like DNA helicase, with product MHPHNGAETTQGDLAPPVVLEGVVKRIVFESPESGFLVGRLDVATEPDPVTFVGNLLAVSEGETVRLTGRWINDKKFGPQLKVEKFEGVVPSTIDGIEKYLASGLIEGIGPTYAKRLVAAFGVETLRIIDEEPHRLQKVPGIGKKRAAQIREGWASQRAVQSIMIFLQGHGITPSQAVKIYQVYGDGAMAILRSNPYRLAEDISGISFKGADKIAVSLGIAKDSEARLEAGVAHVLQQATVFGHLYLPADQLVEDSVALLDIAREPVGAALARVVASGKIVRDQEACYTPKNYEAESGATEYLKRLISTPSESIEILNMDNALKWAQKKLKIELAEEQQEAIRTGLASKVMVITGGPGTGKTTVINSLLAILDKKNVSYQLAAPTGRAAKRVEEATGREARTIHRLLEFSPKFGGFTRCETDPILTDLIIIDEASMLDMQLMYSLVKAIPPFSRLILVGDIDQLPSVGAGNVLMDIIASQVVPVVTLKTIFRQAEQSGIVVNAHRINTGQHPQFNTEDFFIIDRPQPERALETIVEIVTERLPKKFGLDPIRDIQVLSPMRRGETGMVRVNEALQAALNPNGKPIAKRDLRDGDKVMQLRNNYELDVYNGDVGVISRVDEVALEVEVAYDEQRRVLYGFDELDDLGLAYAMTVHKSQGSEYPAVVIPMLGQHYMMLQRNVLYTAITRGKKIVVIVGEEKAIAMAVRNSQITRRNTLLAERLRNRR from the coding sequence ATGCATCCGCACAACGGCGCCGAGACGACCCAGGGCGATCTTGCTCCGCCGGTGGTGCTGGAGGGCGTGGTGAAGCGCATTGTGTTTGAAAGCCCGGAGTCGGGCTTTCTGGTGGGGCGACTTGATGTGGCGACCGAACCGGATCCCGTCACGTTTGTGGGGAATCTCCTGGCGGTTTCGGAGGGGGAGACCGTTCGGCTCACGGGGCGCTGGATCAACGATAAGAAGTTCGGACCCCAGTTAAAAGTCGAGAAGTTCGAGGGCGTCGTGCCCTCCACCATCGATGGCATTGAGAAGTATCTCGCCTCGGGCCTGATCGAGGGCATCGGTCCCACCTATGCGAAACGGCTGGTCGCGGCCTTTGGCGTGGAGACCCTGCGCATTATCGACGAAGAGCCCCACCGCCTTCAGAAGGTGCCGGGCATCGGGAAGAAGCGGGCCGCGCAGATCCGCGAGGGCTGGGCCTCCCAGCGGGCCGTCCAATCCATCATGATTTTCCTTCAGGGCCACGGCATCACGCCGTCGCAGGCGGTGAAGATCTATCAGGTCTATGGCGACGGCGCCATGGCCATTCTCCGGAGCAATCCCTACCGCCTCGCGGAGGACATCTCGGGTATTTCTTTCAAAGGCGCGGACAAGATCGCGGTCTCCCTGGGCATTGCGAAAGATTCCGAGGCGCGGCTGGAAGCGGGCGTGGCCCACGTGCTCCAGCAGGCCACGGTCTTTGGACACCTGTATCTGCCCGCCGACCAGCTCGTGGAGGATAGTGTGGCGCTGCTGGATATTGCGCGCGAACCCGTGGGGGCAGCCTTGGCGCGCGTCGTGGCGTCGGGCAAAATCGTGCGCGATCAGGAGGCCTGCTACACGCCGAAGAATTACGAAGCGGAATCCGGTGCGACGGAATACCTCAAGCGACTCATCAGCACGCCCTCCGAGAGTATTGAAATCCTGAATATGGACAATGCCCTGAAGTGGGCGCAGAAGAAATTGAAGATCGAACTGGCCGAGGAGCAGCAGGAGGCCATCCGCACTGGACTCGCGTCCAAAGTCATGGTGATCACCGGTGGCCCCGGGACCGGCAAGACGACGGTGATCAACAGTCTGCTGGCGATACTCGATAAGAAGAACGTTTCCTATCAGCTCGCCGCGCCCACGGGCCGCGCGGCCAAGCGCGTGGAAGAGGCAACCGGTCGCGAGGCCCGCACCATCCACCGCCTGCTGGAATTCAGTCCGAAATTCGGCGGCTTCACGCGCTGCGAGACGGACCCGATCCTCACCGACCTGATTATCATCGACGAAGCGTCCATGCTGGACATGCAGTTGATGTATTCGCTGGTAAAGGCCATTCCGCCCTTCTCGCGTCTGATTCTCGTGGGCGATATCGACCAGCTCCCCTCCGTGGGTGCGGGAAACGTGCTGATGGATATCATCGCAAGCCAGGTGGTGCCGGTGGTCACGCTGAAGACCATCTTTCGCCAGGCGGAGCAGAGCGGCATCGTGGTCAACGCCCACCGGATTAATACGGGCCAGCATCCCCAGTTCAACACGGAGGATTTCTTCATCATCGACCGTCCCCAGCCCGAGCGCGCGCTGGAGACTATCGTGGAGATCGTCACCGAGCGCCTGCCGAAGAAGTTCGGGCTCGATCCCATTCGAGATATTCAGGTACTCAGCCCCATGCGGCGCGGCGAGACGGGCATGGTCCGGGTGAACGAAGCCCTTCAGGCGGCCTTGAACCCCAACGGCAAGCCCATCGCCAAGCGGGACCTTCGCGATGGCGACAAAGTTATGCAACTGCGGAACAACTACGAGCTGGACGTGTACAACGGCGACGTAGGGGTGATATCGCGTGTGGATGAGGTGGCACTGGAGGTGGAGGTGGCGTATGACGAGCAGCGCCGGGTGCTCTATGGCTTCGACGAACTCGACGATCTCGGCCTGGCCTACGCCATGACGGTGCACAAATCGCAGGGCAGCGAATACCCCGCCGTGG
- a CDS encoding GxxExxY protein has translation MGEERNGANDWVENDLVYQIIGAAMAVSTGVKHGLREKTYERALIVELQHRGLRCATQQPYPVYYRGEKIDDYIPDLVVEGRVIVETKVAEKIIDDHIGQVLNYLKISGLEVGIILNFRYASLQHKKVVYQPNRQR, from the coding sequence ATGGGAGAGGAGCGGAACGGGGCGAACGACTGGGTCGAGAACGACCTCGTTTACCAGATCATTGGTGCTGCCATGGCCGTGAGTACGGGCGTCAAGCATGGCCTGCGAGAAAAAACATACGAGCGGGCCCTTATAGTGGAGTTGCAGCACCGGGGATTGAGGTGCGCAACTCAGCAACCTTATCCAGTCTACTACCGGGGTGAAAAGATCGACGACTACATTCCAGACCTTGTAGTCGAAGGGCGGGTAATCGTTGAGACTAAGGTCGCCGAGAAGATAATTGACGATCACATAGGGCAGGTTCTCAACTACCTCAAAATCAGCGGGTTGGAAGTGGGCATAATACTTAATTTTCGCTACGCCAGCCTACAGCACAAGAAGGTAGTCTATCAGCCCAACCGGCAACGTTGA